One part of the Acetoanaerobium sticklandii genome encodes these proteins:
- the grdH gene encoding betaine reductase selenoprotein B yields MKKGILYINQFFGQIGGEEMAGYEPEIREGLVGPALELNKQLGDEVEITHTIICGDNFMGSNQDEAIKRILEFIKDKEVDIFFAGPAFRAGRYGSACGNICKAVNKSFNIPVLTSMNDENPGVEMFKKELIIFKGGASAASMRADIKAMASYALKLLRNEEVFSAEEEGYFGRGIRRQVWTNPPIKATDRVIDMLLKKINNEEFKTELPIPPSEFVPIAPAISIDELKNMEVAIVTSGGIVPVGNPDRIQSASATKWGKYDVSELNDLLPGEYMTIHAGFDPAAANADPDVIVPLDALREYQNEGRIKGVYKYIYSTVGTGTTQAEASRMGREIADELLAAGVKAVILTSTUGTCTRCGATMTKEIEKAGITIVQMANLVPVALTVGSNRIVPTISIPYPLGDPATTSKEQFKLRYHRVGVALDALSTDIKEQTVFKVKI; encoded by the coding sequence ATGAAAAAAGGAATTCTTTATATAAATCAATTTTTTGGTCAAATTGGTGGAGAAGAGATGGCTGGATATGAACCTGAAATCAGAGAAGGACTCGTAGGACCAGCTTTAGAACTAAATAAGCAGCTAGGAGATGAAGTTGAAATTACACATACTATAATTTGTGGAGACAACTTTATGGGTTCTAATCAAGATGAAGCTATTAAAAGAATATTAGAATTCATTAAAGATAAAGAAGTAGATATATTCTTTGCAGGACCAGCTTTTAGAGCAGGTAGATATGGCTCGGCATGTGGTAATATTTGTAAAGCTGTAAATAAATCATTTAATATTCCTGTATTAACATCAATGAATGATGAAAATCCAGGTGTTGAAATGTTTAAAAAGGAGCTAATCATTTTTAAAGGAGGAGCTAGTGCTGCTTCTATGAGAGCTGATATCAAAGCTATGGCTAGCTATGCTCTTAAATTACTCCGTAATGAAGAGGTTTTTTCAGCAGAGGAAGAAGGATATTTTGGTAGAGGCATAAGAAGACAAGTATGGACGAATCCTCCAATCAAGGCAACAGATAGAGTAATTGATATGCTTCTAAAGAAAATTAATAATGAGGAGTTTAAAACAGAGCTTCCAATACCACCTTCAGAATTCGTACCTATAGCACCAGCTATATCTATTGATGAACTGAAAAATATGGAAGTTGCTATAGTTACCTCAGGCGGTATAGTTCCAGTTGGCAATCCTGATAGAATACAATCAGCATCAGCAACAAAATGGGGGAAATATGATGTATCTGAGCTAAATGATCTGTTACCAGGTGAGTATATGACAATTCATGCAGGCTTTGACCCTGCAGCGGCAAATGCTGACCCAGATGTAATCGTTCCTTTAGATGCGTTAAGAGAATATCAAAATGAAGGTAGAATTAAGGGTGTATACAAATACATTTATTCTACAGTTGGAACAGGAACAACTCAAGCTGAAGCATCTAGAATGGGAAGAGAAATTGCTGATGAATTGCTTGCAGCAGGAGTAAAAGCTGTAATTCTCACATCTACATGAGGTACTTGTACTCGTTGCGGAGCAACGATGACAAAAGAAATAGAAAAAGCTGGAATAACAATAGTTCAAATGGCAAATTTAGTTCCAGTTGCACTTACAGTAGGTTCAAATAGGATTGTACCAACAATATCTATACCATATCCTCTTGGAGATCCTGCAACAACTTCAAAAGAGCAGTTCAAACTGAGATATCACAGAGTTGGTGTAGCTCTTGATGCTTTATCGACAGATATAAAGGAGCAAACGGTATTTAAAGTTAAAATATAA
- a CDS encoding glycine betaine uptake BCCT transporter encodes MKGKDNSVFLISLIVVFSISLWGILAPEGFGQVANGLFAFLTDKFGWFYLLAMFFFVIFMFGIAVSKFGQIRLGDDDSKPEYSYISWFAMLFSAGMGIGLVFWGVAEPLNHFMAPMNMEAGTSEAANFAIYTSFFHWGIHPWANYSVIALALAYMQFRKGKPGLISSIFIPLLGEEKVKGPIGKTIDILAIFATVAGVATSLGLGVLQINGGLNYLFGIPINTTVSIIIIVTVTVLFMISAVSGLDKGIKFLSNANIGLATILMILALIVGPTVMILNSLTNGLGMYLGNIIQESMNLEPFGDNSWFGGWRIFYWAWWIAWAPFVGVFIARISKGRTIREFIIGVTLVPALGSFVWFAIFGTIGINLGPEIASEAIQVTETAFFVVMKHMPYGNLISMIAVLLLCTFFVTSADSATFVLGMLSSNGDLNPSTQKKLIWGTIQSLMAFSLMMAGGLSVLQIASIAAAFPFAIVMVFACFSLLKALKEDSVNTEKSSKKIAS; translated from the coding sequence ATGAAGGGAAAAGATAATTCTGTATTTTTAATTTCGCTTATAGTAGTTTTTTCGATATCATTATGGGGAATACTAGCACCTGAGGGATTTGGTCAAGTGGCAAATGGACTATTTGCTTTTTTAACAGATAAATTTGGTTGGTTTTATCTATTGGCAATGTTTTTCTTTGTTATATTCATGTTTGGTATTGCAGTAAGTAAATTCGGGCAAATTAGACTCGGAGATGATGATTCAAAACCAGAATATAGCTATATATCATGGTTTGCAATGCTTTTTTCAGCAGGAATGGGAATTGGATTAGTATTTTGGGGCGTAGCAGAGCCACTTAATCATTTCATGGCACCTATGAATATGGAGGCTGGAACGTCGGAGGCGGCAAATTTTGCTATATATACTTCGTTTTTCCACTGGGGGATTCATCCATGGGCAAATTATTCTGTTATAGCTTTAGCTCTAGCTTATATGCAATTTAGAAAAGGAAAGCCGGGATTAATAAGCAGTATTTTCATACCTTTACTAGGAGAAGAAAAGGTTAAAGGACCTATTGGAAAAACTATAGATATTCTTGCAATTTTTGCAACAGTTGCAGGGGTAGCTACTTCACTTGGACTTGGAGTTCTTCAAATAAATGGTGGTTTAAATTATTTATTTGGAATACCAATTAATACAACTGTAAGTATAATTATAATAGTAACAGTAACTGTTTTATTTATGATTTCAGCAGTTAGCGGTTTGGATAAAGGAATTAAGTTCCTATCAAATGCAAATATTGGACTTGCGACAATATTGATGATTTTAGCTCTAATTGTAGGACCTACAGTTATGATTTTAAACTCTCTGACTAATGGATTAGGAATGTATTTAGGCAATATTATTCAGGAAAGCATGAATCTTGAACCATTTGGAGATAATAGTTGGTTTGGAGGGTGGAGAATATTCTACTGGGCATGGTGGATTGCTTGGGCACCATTTGTTGGAGTATTTATTGCTAGGATATCTAAAGGAAGAACTATAAGAGAATTTATTATCGGGGTTACTTTGGTACCGGCTCTTGGATCTTTTGTTTGGTTTGCAATATTTGGTACAATAGGAATTAATCTTGGACCAGAAATTGCATCAGAAGCAATACAAGTAACTGAAACAGCATTCTTTGTTGTTATGAAGCATATGCCATATGGTAATTTGATATCTATGATAGCAGTATTACTATTATGTACATTCTTCGTTACATCAGCAGATTCAGCAACGTTTGTACTAGGAATGTTATCTTCAAATGGAGACTTAAATCCAAGTACTCAGAAAAAACTTATATGGGGAACGATTCAGTCACTAATGGCCTTTTCATTAATGATGGCAGGGGGATTAAGTGTACTTCAGATAGCTTCTATAGCAGCAGCTTTTCCGTTTGCAATTGTAATGGTATTTGCATGCTTCTCCTTACTAAAGGCCTTAAAAGAAGACTCAGTAAATACTGAGAAATCAAGTAAAAAAATCGCATCATAA
- a CDS encoding FeoA family protein: MESLLRNISIPNFFNRVDRLEGKAMNLSQAKLNTSYIVKDIKTNDEEIKNFLFTLGCYEGESVTIVSVLAEIYVISVKDARYSIDKDLAEAILI; encoded by the coding sequence GTGGAAAGTTTATTAAGAAACATTTCAATTCCAAATTTTTTTAATAGAGTAGATAGATTGGAAGGAAAGGCAATGAATTTATCCCAGGCAAAACTAAATACAAGCTACATAGTAAAAGATATCAAAACAAATGATGAGGAAATTAAGAATTTTTTATTCACTTTAGGGTGCTATGAAGGTGAATCAGTTACTATTGTTTCAGTGTTAGCTGAGATTTATGTAATTTCAGTAAAGGATGCAAGATACAGTATTGATAAGGATTTAGCAGAAGCAATTTTAATTTAG
- the feoB gene encoding ferrous iron transport protein B, which translates to MSRQDIVKIALTGNPNSGKTTLFNAITGKIEKVGNWAGVTIEKKEGDIKPNLNKSNLHITAVDLPGAYSMSPFTSEESVTSTFVKNENPDAIINIVDATNLSRSLFFTTQLLELNIPVVVALNKSDLTKKKKTKIDISKLSSLLGCPVIETISTQGSDNGLEKLIAKAVEIKGTGQKAPFDSKGVNLADESSVRESDKKRYEFVKDIVGKVEIKSIASDKKTNQDSLDRIIAHKWLGIPIFALIMWLVFSISQTYVGPFFADTLVGWIDSVYAIAESMLGDEVSPLLAAILLDGIIGGVGAVVGFLPLIMVLFFLLALLEDCGYMARVAVVMDRFFKKVGLSGKSIIPMVIGTGCAIPGVMATRTIKNERQRRTTAMLTSFMPCGAKLPVIALFAGAFFNDAAWVGTLMYFVGIAIIFVGALVIVRITGEKNARAFFIMELPEYRIPSIKRATISMLSSGKAFIVKAGTIILLSNATVQIMQSFNWKFQMVAEGAESTSILATVASPFAFLLIPLGFGAWQLAAAAITGFIAKENVVGTLAVVYGITNFIDTEELALVTGASDVAQVMGLTSVAALSYLMFNLFTPPCFAAIGAMNSELGSKKWLGAAIAFQFGMGYVVSFITYQAGTFITTGSLGTGFAAGLIVVALLISYIGYLMKKGNKLADEKLAMAI; encoded by the coding sequence ATGAGTAGGCAAGACATAGTTAAAATAGCATTGACAGGAAATCCAAATAGCGGAAAAACAACATTGTTTAATGCTATTACAGGAAAGATTGAGAAAGTAGGTAACTGGGCAGGAGTTACTATAGAAAAAAAAGAGGGCGATATTAAGCCTAATTTAAATAAGTCTAATTTACATATTACAGCAGTAGATTTACCAGGAGCATATTCGATGTCTCCTTTTACTTCAGAAGAAAGTGTTACTAGTACCTTTGTTAAAAATGAAAATCCAGATGCCATTATTAATATAGTAGATGCAACTAATCTAAGCAGGAGCTTGTTTTTTACTACTCAGCTTCTAGAGTTAAATATTCCAGTTGTAGTTGCTCTTAACAAAAGTGATTTAACAAAAAAGAAAAAAACTAAAATTGATATAAGTAAATTATCTTCTTTACTAGGCTGCCCTGTAATCGAAACTATATCTACCCAAGGCAGTGACAATGGGTTAGAAAAGCTTATTGCGAAAGCTGTTGAAATTAAGGGAACTGGTCAAAAGGCTCCGTTTGACAGCAAGGGTGTAAATTTGGCAGATGAGTCTTCTGTTAGAGAATCAGATAAAAAACGCTATGAGTTTGTAAAGGATATAGTTGGTAAAGTAGAAATTAAGTCTATAGCTAGTGATAAGAAAACTAATCAAGACTCCTTAGATAGAATAATAGCTCATAAATGGCTAGGCATACCTATATTTGCACTTATAATGTGGTTAGTATTTTCAATATCCCAGACATATGTAGGGCCATTTTTTGCTGATACTCTTGTTGGGTGGATTGATTCGGTTTACGCTATTGCTGAGAGCATGCTAGGAGATGAGGTATCACCTCTTTTAGCTGCAATTCTACTCGATGGAATAATAGGAGGAGTAGGTGCTGTTGTAGGCTTCTTACCGCTTATCATGGTACTGTTTTTCCTTTTAGCCTTGCTTGAGGATTGTGGGTATATGGCTAGAGTAGCTGTGGTAATGGATAGATTTTTTAAAAAAGTTGGACTATCTGGAAAGTCTATTATTCCTATGGTTATAGGTACTGGCTGTGCTATTCCAGGAGTTATGGCAACTAGAACGATAAAAAATGAAAGACAAAGAAGAACTACTGCAATGCTAACTAGCTTCATGCCTTGTGGAGCAAAGCTACCAGTTATTGCATTGTTCGCAGGAGCATTTTTTAATGATGCAGCTTGGGTTGGGACGTTAATGTATTTTGTAGGTATAGCTATTATATTTGTAGGAGCTCTTGTTATTGTGAGAATAACAGGAGAGAAGAATGCAAGAGCTTTCTTTATTATGGAGCTGCCTGAATATAGAATACCGAGTATTAAAAGAGCTACAATATCTATGTTATCAAGTGGGAAAGCATTTATTGTTAAGGCTGGAACTATTATACTGCTTTCAAATGCAACTGTACAAATAATGCAAAGCTTTAACTGGAAGTTTCAAATGGTGGCAGAAGGAGCAGAAAGTACAAGTATATTAGCAACTGTTGCTTCCCCATTTGCATTTCTATTAATACCACTTGGCTTTGGCGCATGGCAATTAGCAGCAGCGGCAATTACTGGTTTTATTGCAAAGGAAAATGTCGTAGGAACTCTAGCTGTAGTTTATGGAATTACAAACTTTATTGACACAGAGGAATTGGCATTAGTTACAGGAGCCTCTGATGTGGCTCAAGTAATGGGGCTTACTTCAGTAGCAGCCTTATCATATCTGATGTTCAATTTATTTACTCCACCATGCTTTGCAGCCATAGGAGCTATGAACTCTGAGCTTGGTAGTAAAAAATGGCTTGGAGCTGCGATTGCTTTTCAGTTTGGTATGGGTTATGTAGTATCATTTATAACATATCAAGCAGGAACTTTTATAACTACTGGTAGTCTAGGCACTGGATTTGCTGCCGGCTTAATAGTTGTAGCTTTATTGATTTCTTATATAGGATATTTGATGAAAAAAGGAAACAAACTGGCAGATGAAAAATTAGCGATGGCTATCTAG
- a CDS encoding FeoB-associated Cys-rich membrane protein, translating to MANLIVFIIIALIVTASIRKIVIEKKNGAKCIGCPSSGKSNCNCNFK from the coding sequence ATGGCAAATCTAATTGTGTTTATCATAATTGCATTAATTGTAACTGCGTCTATACGAAAAATCGTTATCGAGAAAAAAAACGGTGCTAAATGTATTGGATGCCCATCAAGTGGAAAAAGCAATTGTAATTGTAACTTTAAATAG
- a CDS encoding cytochrome b5 domain-containing protein, translating into MSRNKLVMVIAFMAVAIFLISGCAQNEPQDLTTPEVTEPSEQDESTVSDEKIFTLDELKQYNGKDGKPAYVAVDGIVYDVSASDKWKNGDHNGFEAGNDLTDEIKNVSPHGVKMLDRVPVVGKLAE; encoded by the coding sequence ATGAGTAGAAATAAATTAGTTATGGTGATTGCCTTCATGGCAGTAGCAATTTTTTTAATCTCAGGGTGTGCGCAAAACGAGCCTCAAGATTTAACTACTCCTGAAGTAACTGAACCAAGTGAGCAAGATGAAAGCACTGTGTCAGATGAAAAGATATTTACTCTTGATGAGCTAAAACAATATAACGGAAAAGATGGTAAACCTGCATATGTTGCTGTTGATGGAATTGTGTATGATGTTTCTGCTTCTGATAAATGGAAAAATGGTGATCATAATGGATTTGAAGCAGGGAATGATTTAACTGATGAAATTAAAAATGTTTCTCCTCATGGCGTAAAGATGCTCGATAGAGTTCCAGTGGTAGGGAAACTTGCAGAGTAG
- a CDS encoding glycosyltransferase family 4 protein gives MKILHVYAQKPDHTGSGVYIQNLIKNLHSQGISNYLICATSVSDDIDKDLLQALDKIDVINFDTKDLPFPIPGMSDDMPYKSSIYSKLSKEELNLWQNAFYNSLKKAKAYKPDKIIVHHLWGLVPLVLDNFDSKLVTAICHGTDMRQLKLFKHLNNTNIDFIENILSSIQKLNDIVALNDIQKQAIINNYKVDSHKIRTIGLGFNPKLFFPEKLPNTTNNEFEISYVGKITPQKGVGELISAFKHLQAKNKYNMRLSLIGSADSINLDYYKSLSKTHESHIHFLGALKQHIMAPYLRNSKVFVLPSYYEGASTVTLEALASGNRIVVNDIPTIKPWIPQKAIESGRVLFVNLPKLIEVDKP, from the coding sequence GTGAAAATTCTACATGTATATGCTCAAAAACCTGACCACACTGGAAGTGGAGTATATATCCAAAATCTGATAAAAAACCTACATTCTCAAGGGATAAGTAATTATTTGATTTGTGCTACTTCAGTGTCAGATGATATCGACAAAGACCTATTACAAGCTCTTGATAAAATTGATGTGATAAATTTCGACACCAAAGACTTGCCTTTTCCAATCCCTGGGATGAGCGATGATATGCCATATAAAAGTTCGATTTACAGTAAACTGTCCAAAGAGGAGCTTAATCTTTGGCAAAATGCATTTTATAACAGTTTGAAAAAAGCAAAAGCATATAAGCCAGATAAAATAATAGTTCATCATTTATGGGGACTTGTTCCGCTCGTTTTAGATAACTTTGACTCTAAATTAGTAACTGCTATTTGCCATGGTACTGATATGAGACAATTAAAGTTATTTAAGCATTTAAACAATACAAACATTGATTTCATAGAAAATATACTTAGTTCAATTCAAAAGCTAAACGATATAGTAGCTTTAAACGATATTCAAAAGCAAGCAATCATAAATAATTATAAAGTAGATTCACATAAAATACGTACCATAGGCTTAGGCTTTAATCCAAAACTTTTTTTCCCTGAAAAACTTCCTAACACTACGAATAATGAATTTGAAATATCTTATGTAGGTAAAATAACTCCCCAAAAAGGAGTTGGTGAATTAATTTCAGCATTTAAGCATCTTCAAGCAAAAAATAAATATAATATGAGATTATCACTAATCGGATCTGCTGATTCTATAAATCTAGATTATTATAAAAGCTTAAGTAAAACACATGAATCTCATATCCACTTCTTAGGTGCTTTGAAGCAACATATTATGGCTCCATACTTGAGAAATTCAAAGGTTTTTGTTCTTCCATCCTATTATGAGGGAGCCTCAACAGTTACTCTAGAGGCTTTAGCGTCAGGAAATAGAATTGTAGTTAATGACATTCCAACTATTAAGCCTTGGATTCCTCAAAAGGCTATAGAATCAGGTCGTGTACTGTTTGTAAATCTACCAAAATTAATTGAAGTAGATAAGCCCTGA
- a CDS encoding Fe-S-containing hydro-lyase has protein sequence MANKIHITTPLTDEIISNLKSGDEVLISGTIYTARDAAHKKLIDSINSGENLPFDIKNTIIYYVGPSPKKPGDVIGSAGPTTSYRMDAYTPTLLDLGLKGMIGKGSRNKNVVESIKKNHAVYFAAIGGAGALISSTIKSSEVIAYEDLGPEAVHKLTVENFPAIVVLDSNGNDLYTIEREKYKK, from the coding sequence ATGGCTAATAAAATACATATTACTACACCACTAACTGACGAAATTATATCAAATTTAAAATCAGGAGATGAAGTCTTAATTTCAGGAACTATATATACTGCAAGAGATGCCGCCCATAAAAAACTAATTGACTCCATTAACTCTGGTGAAAATCTTCCCTTTGATATTAAAAATACCATAATATATTATGTCGGTCCCTCTCCTAAAAAACCAGGAGATGTAATTGGTTCAGCTGGCCCGACTACCTCATATCGAATGGATGCTTACACTCCTACTCTGCTTGATTTAGGCTTAAAAGGCATGATAGGAAAAGGAAGCAGAAATAAAAATGTAGTAGAATCAATCAAAAAAAATCATGCGGTTTATTTCGCTGCAATCGGAGGTGCTGGTGCCCTTATTTCTAGCACTATCAAATCAAGTGAAGTAATAGCATATGAAGATCTCGGACCTGAAGCAGTTCATAAACTGACTGTTGAAAATTTTCCAGCAATAGTTGTATTAGATTCAAATGGGAATGATTTATATACAATTGAAAGAGAAAAATATAAAAAATAG
- a CDS encoding fumarate hydratase: MREINVSLIETTIEKMCIDANYYLNKDIKDALVKSSLAEASPLGKSIINDILENAKLAEEKNVPMCQDTGMAVIFITIGQEVHFVGGNLTEAINNGVRMGYSKGYLRKSVVKDPLNRVNTNDNTPAIIHYDIVPGDKVKITLAPKGFGSENMSKTKMLVPSDGINGVEDFIVETVSLAGSNPCPPIIVGVGIGGTLEKAAILAKKALTLDIDKTNPDEYYREMETRLLKKINNLGIGPQGLGGNTTALAVKILTYPTHIAGLPVAVNINCHAARHIEIEL; encoded by the coding sequence GTGAGAGAAATTAATGTTAGTCTTATCGAAACTACTATAGAGAAAATGTGTATAGATGCTAATTATTATCTGAATAAAGATATAAAGGATGCTCTAGTAAAATCATCACTTGCAGAAGCTTCTCCACTAGGAAAAAGCATCATAAATGACATACTAGAAAATGCAAAGCTAGCAGAGGAAAAAAATGTTCCTATGTGCCAAGATACTGGAATGGCAGTTATTTTCATTACCATAGGACAAGAGGTACATTTTGTTGGAGGAAATTTAACAGAAGCAATAAATAATGGCGTAAGAATGGGATATTCAAAGGGATATCTTAGAAAATCAGTTGTAAAAGATCCATTAAATAGAGTTAATACCAATGATAATACTCCAGCTATAATTCACTATGATATAGTTCCAGGTGATAAAGTAAAAATAACTCTTGCGCCCAAAGGCTTTGGGAGCGAGAATATGTCTAAAACCAAGATGCTGGTTCCTTCTGATGGTATAAATGGAGTAGAAGATTTTATTGTTGAAACAGTATCATTAGCAGGCTCTAATCCATGTCCTCCTATAATCGTAGGTGTTGGAATTGGTGGAACTTTAGAAAAAGCAGCAATTTTAGCAAAAAAAGCTTTAACCTTAGATATAGATAAAACTAATCCAGATGAATATTATAGAGAGATGGAAACTAGATTGCTTAAGAAGATAAACAACTTAGGAATAGGTCCTCAAGGGCTTGGTGGAAATACTACTGCACTTGCTGTAAAAATCCTCACATACCCAACTCATATTGCTGGCCTTCCTGTTGCTGTAAATATTAACTGTCATGCAGCAAGACATATTGAAATTGAATTATAG
- a CDS encoding TetR/AcrR family transcriptional regulator — MRSFYNDERVIKTKKLIKTALSELIQEKGFDHVSITDLTQRANINRGTFYLHYQDKYDLLEKFENEVLDDINTNAENFIKSIKDIDFLGEDFSNEIKPFINKVFTYIKENYIIMKVILGPKSDMRFQNKIKKALNILLTEKGWDNYFDSQNTFVSKNYFISYLVSAHIGVIRQWIDSGMNESAENMAEMISKMFFLGPFNSIKNK, encoded by the coding sequence ATGCGTAGCTTTTATAACGATGAACGAGTGATTAAAACTAAGAAATTAATCAAAACTGCTTTATCTGAATTGATACAAGAAAAAGGCTTTGATCATGTATCAATAACAGATTTGACACAAAGAGCTAATATAAATAGAGGAACATTTTATCTACATTATCAGGATAAATATGATTTATTGGAAAAATTTGAAAACGAAGTTTTAGATGATATCAATACCAATGCTGAAAATTTTATAAAATCCATAAAAGACATTGATTTTTTAGGAGAAGATTTTTCTAATGAAATAAAGCCTTTTATCAATAAGGTTTTTACATATATAAAGGAAAATTACATAATAATGAAAGTAATTTTAGGTCCGAAATCTGATATGAGGTTTCAGAATAAAATAAAGAAAGCTTTAAATATTTTATTGACTGAAAAAGGTTGGGATAATTATTTCGACTCTCAAAATACGTTTGTTTCAAAAAATTATTTTATTTCCTATCTTGTTTCTGCTCATATTGGAGTTATAAGGCAGTGGATAGATAGTGGAATGAATGAATCTGCGGAAAATATGGCTGAAATGATTTCTAAGATGTTCTTTTTAGGACCATTTAATTCTATTAAAAACAAATAG